The following are encoded together in the Pseudoxanthomonas sp. YR558 genome:
- a CDS encoding DUF1800 domain-containing protein codes for MARYTLPWRRFAARGPIRRTAAGPVVRREADIDTPSLRPAADLGTQVRQRLNRLYGWKGGEQPSPKDTSPAPEAPATVDGGGRVAAGQTTPRLLTLARPPFAVQALNNLSYGATATTIAEFNALGSTDRQRLANYVDWQLNWDAIDDSAVTNRLTAGGYTTLNKSLSQLWADHVVPDPEYNTRMRPANEVQRAAFVRAVYSRRQLREVLVNFWHDHFNVLGTDFSVGPVFVHYDRDVIRANAKGNFRTMLEGVAQSTAMLYYLDNISNSRSGPNENFARELLELHTFGAENYLGFMDPFQVPPCPEDPAYPIGYTDIDVYETSAAFTGWSAKNAHWQFPSENDGTFVYRQSWHDAGPKFLLGMLIYPEQPAMKDGRDVLNRLASHPRVAKFICKKLIRRFVNDTPKQALIDSAAAIFRANWQAPNQIELVMRHILNSDDFINSFGQKNRRPFDASVAAMRTLGGDWTLRLDHSRSNDFMWLYGFTGHAPYNWPAPNGYPDTGLAWSGSNSFAMTWRVLGWLTESKDGEVPLHPVVDTTRANVPVANWTATNLVTWWCTRLLGYQPEAARKQALVAFMAQNGDANTYVITDTNTWQGSDLKRHYNHERLRGLVALILMTPEFMSR; via the coding sequence ATGGCGCGCTATACCCTGCCGTGGCGCCGGTTCGCTGCGCGTGGACCGATCCGCCGGACCGCCGCCGGTCCGGTCGTCCGCCGTGAAGCGGATATCGATACGCCTTCGCTACGACCCGCGGCCGACCTGGGCACGCAGGTCCGCCAGCGCCTGAACCGCCTGTACGGCTGGAAAGGCGGCGAACAACCCAGCCCCAAGGACACCTCACCTGCCCCGGAGGCTCCCGCCACCGTGGATGGCGGTGGCCGCGTGGCTGCCGGCCAGACCACGCCGCGGTTATTGACCCTGGCGCGCCCGCCGTTCGCGGTGCAGGCGCTGAACAACCTCAGCTACGGCGCCACCGCCACGACCATCGCCGAGTTCAATGCGCTGGGCAGCACCGACCGTCAGCGCCTGGCCAACTACGTGGACTGGCAGCTCAACTGGGATGCCATCGACGACAGCGCGGTCACCAATCGCCTCACAGCAGGCGGCTACACCACGCTCAACAAGTCGCTGAGCCAGCTGTGGGCCGACCACGTGGTGCCCGACCCCGAGTACAACACGCGCATGCGCCCCGCCAACGAGGTGCAGCGCGCAGCCTTCGTGCGCGCGGTGTACTCGCGCCGGCAGTTGCGCGAGGTGCTGGTGAACTTCTGGCACGACCACTTCAATGTGCTGGGCACGGACTTCAGCGTCGGCCCGGTGTTCGTCCACTACGACCGCGACGTGATCCGCGCCAACGCCAAGGGCAACTTCCGCACGATGCTGGAAGGCGTGGCCCAGAGCACGGCGATGCTGTACTACCTGGACAACATCAGCAATTCGCGCTCGGGCCCGAACGAGAATTTCGCCCGCGAACTGCTCGAGCTGCATACCTTCGGTGCGGAGAACTATCTGGGCTTCATGGACCCGTTCCAGGTCCCGCCCTGCCCCGAGGACCCGGCGTATCCGATCGGCTACACCGACATCGACGTGTACGAGACCTCGGCCGCCTTCACCGGCTGGTCGGCGAAGAACGCGCACTGGCAGTTCCCCAGCGAGAACGACGGCACCTTCGTCTATCGCCAGTCCTGGCACGACGCCGGCCCGAAGTTCCTGCTCGGCATGCTGATCTACCCCGAACAGCCGGCGATGAAGGACGGCCGCGACGTGCTGAACCGCTTGGCCAGCCATCCGCGCGTGGCCAAGTTCATCTGCAAGAAGCTGATCCGCCGCTTCGTCAACGACACGCCCAAGCAAGCGCTGATCGACAGCGCCGCGGCGATCTTCCGTGCGAACTGGCAGGCGCCCAACCAGATCGAACTGGTGATGCGCCACATCCTGAACTCCGACGACTTCATCAACAGTTTCGGCCAGAAGAACCGCCGTCCGTTCGATGCGTCCGTGGCCGCGATGCGCACGTTGGGCGGCGACTGGACGCTGCGACTGGACCACAGCCGCAGCAACGACTTCATGTGGCTGTACGGCTTCACCGGCCATGCGCCGTACAACTGGCCGGCGCCGAACGGGTATCCCGATACCGGGCTGGCGTGGTCGGGTTCCAACTCCTTCGCGATGACCTGGCGCGTGCTCGGCTGGCTCACTGAAAGCAAGGACGGCGAAGTGCCGTTGCATCCGGTGGTCGACACCACCCGCGCCAACGTGCCGGTCGCCAACTGGACGGCTACCAACCTGGTGACGTGGTGGTGCACGCGCCTGCTGGGCTATCAGCCGGAAGCAGCGCGCAAGCAAGCGCTGGTGGCGTTCATGGCGCAGAACGGCGACGCGAATACCTACGTCATCACCGACACCAACACGTGGCAAGGCAGCGATCTGAAGCGCCACTACAACCACGAGCGCCTGCGCGGCCTGGTGGCGCTGATCCTGATGACTCCCGAATTCATGAGCCGCTGA
- a CDS encoding GntP family permease produces the protein MSFLIVLAALCFLMFVAYRGYSVILFAPIAALGAVLLTDPSLVAPMFTGLFMDKMVGFLKLYFPVFLLGAVFGKLIEISGFSKAIVKATIKVVGAQRAMLSIVLVCALLTYGGVSLFVVVFAVYPFAAELFRQSDIPKRLVPGTIALGAFTFTMDALPGTPQIQNIIPTSFFGTTGWAAPVLGTIGGIFILIVGMTYLEWRRRVAARNGEGYAGSEELRNEPEPFRGDRLAHPLIAILPLLLVGVANFLFTRWIPGFYGDSQSFIPAVIGNPAPVVQEVSKVAAIWAVQGALLVGIVSVIAFAWKPVVASFAEGTKSAIGGALLASMNTASEYGFGAVIAALPGFLVVANALQAIPNPLVNEAISVTALAGITGSASGGMSIALAAMADSFIANANAAGIPMDVLHRVASMASGGMDTLPHNGAVITLLAVTGLSHRQSYKDIFAITLIKTTAVFVVIGVFYATGLV, from the coding sequence ATGTCGTTCCTGATCGTGCTGGCCGCGCTGTGCTTCCTGATGTTCGTGGCCTACCGCGGCTACAGCGTCATCCTGTTCGCGCCGATCGCGGCGCTGGGCGCGGTGCTGCTCACCGATCCCTCGCTGGTCGCGCCGATGTTCACCGGCCTGTTCATGGACAAGATGGTCGGCTTCCTGAAGCTCTACTTCCCGGTGTTCCTGCTGGGCGCGGTGTTCGGCAAGCTGATCGAGATCTCCGGCTTCTCCAAGGCGATCGTGAAAGCGACCATCAAGGTGGTCGGCGCGCAGCGCGCGATGCTGTCCATCGTGCTGGTGTGCGCGCTGCTGACCTACGGCGGCGTGTCGCTGTTCGTGGTGGTGTTCGCGGTGTATCCGTTCGCGGCGGAGCTGTTCCGCCAGAGCGACATCCCGAAGCGGCTGGTGCCGGGCACCATTGCGCTGGGTGCCTTCACCTTCACCATGGACGCGCTGCCGGGCACGCCGCAGATCCAGAACATCATCCCCACCTCGTTCTTCGGTACCACCGGCTGGGCTGCGCCGGTGCTGGGCACGATCGGTGGCATCTTCATCCTGATCGTCGGCATGACGTATCTGGAATGGCGGCGTCGTGTGGCCGCGCGCAACGGCGAGGGCTACGCGGGCAGCGAGGAACTGCGCAACGAACCCGAACCCTTCAGGGGCGATCGCCTCGCGCATCCGCTGATCGCGATCCTGCCGCTGCTGCTGGTGGGCGTGGCGAACTTCCTGTTCACCCGCTGGATCCCCGGCTTCTACGGCGACAGCCAGTCCTTCATCCCGGCCGTGATCGGCAATCCCGCACCGGTGGTGCAGGAAGTCTCAAAGGTCGCCGCGATCTGGGCCGTGCAGGGCGCGTTGCTGGTCGGCATCGTCTCGGTGATCGCATTCGCGTGGAAGCCCGTGGTCGCCAGCTTCGCCGAGGGCACCAAGAGCGCCATCGGCGGCGCGTTGCTGGCCTCGATGAACACCGCCTCGGAGTATGGCTTCGGCGCCGTCATCGCCGCCCTGCCGGGTTTCCTGGTGGTGGCCAACGCGCTGCAGGCCATTCCCAATCCGCTGGTCAACGAGGCGATCTCGGTCACGGCGCTGGCGGGCATCACCGGTTCGGCCTCGGGCGGCATGAGCATCGCGCTGGCGGCCATGGCGGACAGCTTCATCGCCAACGCGAACGCGGCCGGCATTCCGATGGATGTCCTGCACCGCGTGGCCTCGATGGCTTCCGGCGGCATGGACACCCTGCCCCACAATGGTGCGGTGATCACGCTGCTGGCCGTGACCGGCCTGAGCCACCGGCAGTCGTACAAGGACATCTTCGCCATCACCCTGATCAAGACGACGGCCGTCTTCGTGGTGATCGGCGTGTTCTACGCCACAGGTCTGGTCTGA